A stretch of DNA from Cryptomeria japonica chromosome 4, Sugi_1.0, whole genome shotgun sequence:
TGCCAGATTTGGTTTACTAACTAttgatttttagttatttttaCTTTTTGATGTTAATTTTATATCTGACCTTTAGATTGGAAAACGAGTCCTAGTTTTAAACCACATTTGGATTTCCTTTGTtctaacttcttttgtctttgtAACAGTACCTTTATGTAATTTTATACATTATTGTAGAGGAGTTTTAGTTACCTCTGGATCCTGGTCATTCACGCTTACCTAATGTGTCCTTTTGCAACACGCTATTCTGCAGCTTATGGTGTTTCAATGGGACCATCTCCTACACTTAGACCTCCTGGTGCAACTGCAACATCTACTCCAGGTATATCACAGCCAAGTGGCTTGCCAAGGCCACCTCCCTTGACTCCTCCAGTTGCCACAGGAGTCCGGCCTTCAACACCTACCTCATCACCTATGGCCAATGGAGGTATGCCTTTGCCATCTCTTTCTAGTGCTTCTGGTATGTATCAAAACCAACAGCCAAATTCTGTTCCTACAAGTGGAGCCTATGGGACTTACAATTATGCAGCAAACCCAACTAGTTATTCCCAGCAGGGTCCATCTGCTGGGTTACCAAATTATGCTGTACAGCAGGCTCCCAGAGTATCTACACTTTCTGCATCTTCTGCAATTTCTACTACCTCAACTCCACCTTCAGCAGGAAATTCAGATGGTTATATGTACAGTCAAGGTCCTACAACTGCATCACATGCTAATTAATTGGCTAGCAATTCAGGTTTGGCTACATCTGGAGTAGCTACATGTTATTGAAGCTGAAGGTTGCACTTTCTTGCTAAGCAGGATTTAATTTCATGCATGTACTTGATATGCTTCTATGCTTAAGTTCTGTTCAGCTTTACTCTATCCTGTTAATGGCTAATTTGCAAGTGAGCTTTGTAGGTATTTTTATGCATAAGGAATCCTAACGATGTCTTGTTGACTGTTTTCCACGGAGGTTTCAGATACATCAGTGGATTACTCCTCATCCTTATAG
This window harbors:
- the LOC131044101 gene encoding U1 small nuclear ribonucleoprotein C, which encodes MPRYYCDYCDTYLTHDSPSVRKQHNAGYKHKANVRSYYQQFEEQQTQSLIDQRVKEHLGQTAAFQQQVGAAFQQHLASLSGQRPRLPVLPPPTLPVPGSTQLPNSQPLVPPFRPPVLPRPTTGPPAYGVSMGPSPTLRPPGATATSTPGISQPSGLPRPPPLTPPVATGVRPSTPTSSPMANGGMPLPSLSSASGMYQNQQPNSVPTSGAYGTYNYAANPTSYSQQGPSAGLPNYAVQQAPRVSTLSASSAISTTSTPPSAGNSDGYMYSQGPTTASHAN